In Besnoitia besnoiti strain Bb-Ger1 chromosome I, whole genome shotgun sequence, the genomic window ACAATGCGGGTTTCCACCACATGTGGATGCAAAGAGATTAACCCGGCCGTGTCCCCGGGGTCTCTTCCCTCCAGATGCAAATGCGCTTCAACAACTCTTTAGTCCTCAAGTCCAACAGCGACTGCTCAAAGATCGTCAGAAGGAGAGCCTTGCCGCAGGAGACGGTCTTGGTGTTAAGGTAAATAACTTCTAGAGGTCTCACGGCTTCTGCAGATCCCGGCAGTGAACTTTTTCGCCGATGACGCGGAACTTCTGGAGTATATTGTTGGTCAGTTGCTTCAAAATGTTGCGTGTTTTGCAGGAGGCAACTTTCAGTCTCCCTGGCACGGCCCAGGGGGCAACGCCGACGAGCTCAGCAGCGCCGGAGGACGGTCACTGTATTCCAGACTCCTCATCGATGCTCTCCCAAAGCCCACGGACACCCTTTCCCCCAAGTGAAAACAGAGGGGCTCCGCGAGCGCACAAGTTGTCGTCCGTCGAGATGCGTTTCCTTGCTCACCTGCATCAGCGCGGGCAAGTGGGTGGTCAGTCCGTAGACCACGACTTCAGTAGGGCAAGACTGGCACCATTGCCTCAGGCAGATATGCTTATGCGGAATCTGCCGATGGAGGCAGATGGACCACAGCATGTCGGGGCATTtggtcgaggaggcgcgagtcgGGCTCGTTGTCCTCGGCTTCCTTCAGTCAACAGCCCAGGCAGGGGTGGAGATTGCCTGTCTGCTTACCAGGGAAACGCGCAGTATTCTTCCGGTGCTCGGCCTCCACTGTTCCCTTCTTTGCCGTTCGCTGACAAGGTACCGACTGATGGCTCGGTCATGAGCGACGGTCACCGGCAAATCTTGAAAGATCCCTTTTCCCATATGAGCCCACTGTCGTCGAACCCTGGCGTATCTGCGTTGAGCACCGAGAGCGAATGTGCTTTCCCCGGATCCCCGAGTTCGAAGCCTTACATCTGCAGACCCAGTGTCATCCCATCTTCATCCCAGAGgccggccgcgcctgcaAAGGTATGCGGTGTGAGTCCTCGAGCTTCTCCCACATCCGTTTCAGGCGCGGCTTCTTTCCCCGGCTCCGGCGGACCGAGCACCCTGAACAGCGCTAGAACTCAGtggcttctgcagcgcgtaTCGCGGATTTCGAGGCTTCACGGCCTGCAGAACATACAGGATAAATTGAAAGACTTCCCGCCTGCGCTGCTTGCTGCTGCGAGTGTGTCCTCGAAAACTGTGGGAAGTAATGTTACTGGTGACTCTGACGAAGGCAAAGAGGAGACAAGCTCCACCCACGACGGCGAAAACAGAACCAGAAGAGCGGGGAAATCCGAATCCGGTGACTGTTCCATCAATAACTGAGCCCCAAGTATATGATTACTGATCTACATAGAGCATGCGGTTTGCAAGACTACAGTAACCTGTTGTTGCGTATGATCGTTATTCGAAGTTGTTCACGCTGACAGTCCCTGCATCGAACCGTCGCGTTCGACCGCAATTAACGGATAGTCTTCGGTCCTATTCGCCGCAAGCATTCCAATTATATTTGTTAAGAGCGCACATCGGCCGTCGGCTTAGTCTTGTGGACCATTATTCTGTGCTGAAGGAATTGTATCGTTACTATGTCCGTGCTGTCTACACTCATTCTTGACGGTTACGACGTCATGTTGCAGCGTCCGCTTGATCACCTTCCTCTGAATAAGAGACTCACGTTCATCAATAAATGCCCCCCGCCAAGGGGGGAACGACCACCCGCCCGTGCCGAGAACCTCGTTTTTGAAGTAATATTGGACTGGACCAGCTTAGAGCCCACCCGCAACGAGAGGATATTCGCCTGGCCCAGCATCAGGTGTACAACAACGGCAACTGCTGTGCCTCTCCGAGTTCTGCAAAGCATTATTTCCGTCTGTCCAATTTTGCTTGTTATTGAACGGTGACTAGACACCGCCCAGGGAAACAGTTATACAGCCCGGTTGAAGTGCAACTGCTATGAGGAATTCGAACAATCCATCCAGCTAGTTCCACATCTAGGCGCCAGGGATGTGGCACACGAAGTACGAAGCGCGCTACACAgctcgtcttcgcggctCATCGGGCATACCCGCCTGTAATGCATCCGAGGCCCCTGGCCACGGCCATGGCCGCCATATTTAGTACACCTACAGAGCGTAGGGGTTGCCAGACATTTTTTTAACAGGACAGATTGAGGCCATGTATTTTCATGGGTCAGAGGGCGACAGTGTATGTACATTCAAGCATGCGGTGACCGTCTGACGCTTGGCATCTTGATGGTGCGCGTAGGAGCACACCGGTAACCCAAGGAGCTCCTCGTAGTCTAGTAGCTGTCTGTAAAGTAACAACAATGAGATTGCTTCAAGGAGTTACCTGTTTCGCTGTGTGCTTCAGCCCCGCGATTGCGGCACTGAATCATACAGAGCAGAAACAGGCCGAAAACGCGGCTCTCAATGAGGAGGCATTTCTGATAGCGGAGGCATTAGAAGAATCCCTTTTTCAGAAACCTCATTTCAAAGTGGAGCTGACAAATCGCTATCAAGAAACGGGCCTGAAAGAGTTTATATCGCGTCTGCTCGAGCATCATGGAGCTCTGATCAACGGAAAACACCATGCCGCTCAGAAGGCGCACCAAGAGCTACTTAATTTCCATAACAGCCAATACTTCGGGAAAATTGAGGTTGGGACTCCTCCGGTTCCATTTGTTGTGGTGAGCTGTGCAACGGCTTTCTGCTGGGCACCGTAACCTTTTCATCGCCCCAACAAGGTATTCGATACGGGCTCCTCCAATCTCTGGATCCCAGCCTCCGACTGTAAAAAGTagggcgcgctgcgcaaATTAAGTACAACAAGCGTTAAAGGAATCAGACACCCCCCTAACACGCAGCGGTGGTTGCGTGTCGCACACTCGTTTTGATCCCAAAACGTCGTCCAGTTACCTCCCGATAAATGCCAGAAATGGAGATCCGGCAATTGCGTTCATTCAGGTATTGTACAATCGGGACTGGTGTGCAGCAGGAGGAATATCGTGTGGGGGCAGTATGGGACAGGAGCATGTGTTCTTCGGATGGCGAAAGATACGGTGTCAATAGGAGGCATGTAAgggctctgcgccgtccATTTTTACTATTCGCTCTGACATCCTCCACAGAGAGGTGCGAAACCAAACCGTCGGACTGGCCCTCCAGGGTATGTCATTTAAGGAAAGAGGCCACGTTTACAGCTATgggagcggctgcagagtcCACGCATCCCTTTGCTGATTTGCCATTCGACGGCCTCGTCGGCCTGGGCTTTCCGGATGTCACGGGAGAGGAGGGCCTACCACCGGACGCTCTGCCGCTCGTGGACTCAATGATGAAACAGGTGAGCTAGTCTGAACTTCACAACGTTAGCTCGGAAATGCTGGCAACGGCTGCTCAGAAACTACTTAAACGAAATGTGTTTGCTGTCTATATGAGTGAAGACCTACACCAGTGAGAAAGAATCATATAGAGTATTCTAAGTCTAAACATCCTCCGGTGACGAATATTCCCATTTCTATTCAGGCCAGGAGAGATAACGGTAGGCAGAGGCTCCCGGTTTCGAGGCGGTGGAATCCTGACTTGGAGCTTGTTCAGTTTGGTTCAGTGAATCCTCGATATACATTCGAGGGTCACAAGCCTCAGTGGTTTCCTGTGATATCCCTAGGTAAGACATCATGGAACGGAGTGATGAACACGACCACTGAAGCTCTTTACATGCCAGATTACTGGTGCGAAGAGATCCCTCCCAACGGGCATCGCTCTCCTGAACTGGCCCCCACACTCTTATAGGGAAGTTGGCGTCCATGGGCTCCGCCTCAACGGAAAGTCTCTTGGATTTTGCGAGCATTCACGTTGCAAAGCCGCAGTCGATACGGGTTCAAGCCTGGTAAACACGTGTGCGGCGCATTCCTTGCAAAAAACCCCCATATTGGCCGGCCCAGATCACTGGTCCCTCGGAAGTCATAAATCCGCTTCTGAAGTCGCTAAACGTGGCTGAAGATTGCTCGAATAAAGATAGCCTTCCAACCGTACGAGCGTATGCAAAAGCAGGGCATTTATCCCCGCTGCCCATATTCCCTGCGACCAGGTCACGTTTGTATTAGAGGATAATTACGGGCGTCTTGTTAAGTTCCCTCTGAAACCAGCTGACTTTCTGGTCGAGGAAGTTGACTCCGTAAGTGTTCCGTACGATCACAGGACCGTGCAACGGATGTATTAATCCCACCTCCGTGCAGCGAGGAAAATCCATTTCATGCGCTGCAGGTTTCATGCCAATGGTAAGCAGGCCGGCGCTGCACACAAGGTTTTCCTGCTGAACAATGCTGACTGCTTAGGATGTACCCGCTCCTCGTGGCCCTCTTTTTGTCCTTGGAAATTCTTTCATCAGAAAGTTCTACACCATTTTCGATCGAGACCACATGGTAGGCTCCGCGCACCTTCACCCCACCAAACGGACTGAAAATCCTTTTTTCTTTGATAGATGGTCGGATTCATGAGGTAGAACCGACACGCGGCCTTGAATACGCAGATCGTCATGCTTCTAGGTTCGACTATACTCTTGATCGTCAGAGCCAACCACCAGGGTAGCACTGACTGAAGTGAGATGCCGGAGATGTTGCAAACACATTTTACCGCACACAGGAAACGGCCCATCACTGAAGGCCTCGTCCGCAGAGTCCTACAGCCTCTTCGGTGTAGTGATTCTGGGTCTCCTCATGTGCTTCACAGAGAACCACATAAAAAGCTGTAAGATACTCAGTAGCGCTTGCGGGATTCGCCATGACCCAACTATTATCAGGATCCTTGGTGCTTGAACTCAATCGACCACCTCGAGTGATTCTCCCTGAAGACATGTCAGCAACGTCAAATATACAGCCCTTTCGTGTTATGACCTGCACACATGATAATATAACAACGCTCGTTTCGATTCCATCTCCAACCTTTCACTACGAACTTACGTATAGGTTAAAGCGTCTCCGGCTCTTCTCCGGCTCATGAGCAATTTGTTCATACATGTCATGCCTCCACCTTGGCTCTTGCCTGCCACCTGGGCACAGAAAACGGATGATACCACACTTGCAGCTTGCAAAGTTAAAGGCTCACCGCAGCCACGAAAGGCAAAATCTACTGCAGGAACATTTCAGGAAATCTGCAGCTTCTCCTGACTTACTTCTTTCATTCCTCGAAGCCCTAAGCAACGGTCTTGGAATTGACGGTACCTGGCGGACACAAGCGAGACGAATCACATTTCACGCATATGCAAGCGGCGACTCGGATATGCAGCCACAACCTAATGGCGAATAGTGCCATGAC contains:
- a CDS encoding putative aspartyl proteinase (eimepsin) (encoded by transcript BESB_001310), which produces MRLLQGVTCFAVCFSPAIAALNHTEQKQAENAALNEEAFLIAEALEESLFQKPHFKVELTNRYQETGLKEFISRLLEHHGALINGKHHAAQKAHQELLNFHNSQYFGKIEVGTPPVPFVVFDTGSSNLWIPASDCKNGGCVSHTRFDPKTSSSYLPINARNGDPAIAFIQYGTGACVLRMAKDTVSIGGIEVRNQTVGLALQESTHPFADLPFDGLVGLGFPDVTGEEGLPPDALPLVDSMMKQKLLKRNVFAVYMSEDLHQPGEITFGSVNPRYTFEGHKPQWFPVISLDYWEVGVHGLRLNGKSLGFCEHSRCKAAVDTGSSLITGPSEVINPLLKSLNVAEDCSNKDSLPTVTFVLEDNYGRLVKFPLKPADFLVEEVDSRGKSISCAAGFMPMDVPAPRGPLFVLGNSFIRKFYTIFDRDHMVGSAHLHPTKRTENPFFFDRWSDS